The following coding sequences are from one Arachis hypogaea cultivar Tifrunner chromosome 7, arahy.Tifrunner.gnm2.J5K5, whole genome shotgun sequence window:
- the LOC112702011 gene encoding uncharacterized protein isoform X2, with protein MESELVRRRVNLIASHFASTDDISATHVLPMNCSGSLNSVLRRCDNKVYFARQSSESYGYFMRQISAEEGAPTPKTFGSASDQSPANTRAPCFARPESTPCFARPGRAPCFARPARTESDYLSSVVQPLAPVQGGEFSTLEPPSFSRPRKPLPRVDQLHSEINGTEWSPRMDVAESKGKYVITVEVPGVRINDIRVEVDDQKLSVKGRRSTSYLTIAGSPNASFSSYHKREILYGPCEAVWPLPSGVNKDHISAEFQDGFLQIIIPKI; from the exons ATGGAGAGTGAATTGGTGAGGCGCAGAGTTAACTTGATTGCTTCCCATTTTGCATCAACTGATGACATCTCAGCTACTCATGTTCTCCCTATG AACTGCAGTGGTAGTTTGAACTCTGTGCTCCGGCGATGCGATAACAAGGTGTATTTCGCGCGCCAATCATCTGAATCTTATGGTTATTTCATGAGGCAGATTTCAGCTGAAGAG GGTGCTCCAACTCCTAAAACTTTTGGTTCTGCATCTGATCAGAGTCCTGCTAACACAAGAGCACCATGTTTTGCTAGACCCGAAAGTACACCTTGTTTTGCCAGACCCGGAAGAGCACCGTGTTTTGCTAGACCGGCGAGAACTGAAtcggattacttaagttcagtcGTTCAACCATTGGCTCCAGTGCAGGGTGGTGAATTTAGTACACTTGAACCTCCTTCATTTTCTAGGCCAAGAAAACCGCTACCGCGAGTAGACCAACTACATTCTGAAATTAATG GAACTGAGTGGTCTCCGAGGATGGATGTCGCGGAATCAAAAGGAAAATATGTTATCACAGTTGAAGTTCCAGGAGTTAGGATCAATGACATAAGAGTGGAGGTTGATGATCAAAA GTTATCTGTCAAAGGTAGACGCTCTACTAGCTACTTGACAATTGCAGGGTCTCCGAATGCCTCGTTTTCTTCGTATCACAAGCGCGAGATACTATATGGACCATGCGAGGCGGTCTGGCCACTCCCTTCCGGCGTGAACAAGGATCATATATCAGCTGAATTCCA GGATGGATTTCTTCAGATAATAATTCCTAAGATTTGA
- the LOC112702011 gene encoding uncharacterized protein isoform X1 — protein MESELVRRRVNLIASHFASTDDISATHVLPMNCSGSLNSVLRRCDNKVYFARQSSESYGYFMRQISAEEGAPTPKTFGSASDQSPANTRAPCFARPESTPCFARPGRAPCFARPARTESDYLSSVVQPLAPVQGGEFSTLEPPSFSRPRKPLPRVDQLHSEINAGTEWSPRMDVAESKGKYVITVEVPGVRINDIRVEVDDQKLSVKGRRSTSYLTIAGSPNASFSSYHKREILYGPCEAVWPLPSGVNKDHISAEFQDGFLQIIIPKI, from the exons ATGGAGAGTGAATTGGTGAGGCGCAGAGTTAACTTGATTGCTTCCCATTTTGCATCAACTGATGACATCTCAGCTACTCATGTTCTCCCTATG AACTGCAGTGGTAGTTTGAACTCTGTGCTCCGGCGATGCGATAACAAGGTGTATTTCGCGCGCCAATCATCTGAATCTTATGGTTATTTCATGAGGCAGATTTCAGCTGAAGAG GGTGCTCCAACTCCTAAAACTTTTGGTTCTGCATCTGATCAGAGTCCTGCTAACACAAGAGCACCATGTTTTGCTAGACCCGAAAGTACACCTTGTTTTGCCAGACCCGGAAGAGCACCGTGTTTTGCTAGACCGGCGAGAACTGAAtcggattacttaagttcagtcGTTCAACCATTGGCTCCAGTGCAGGGTGGTGAATTTAGTACACTTGAACCTCCTTCATTTTCTAGGCCAAGAAAACCGCTACCGCGAGTAGACCAACTACATTCTGAAATTAATG CAGGAACTGAGTGGTCTCCGAGGATGGATGTCGCGGAATCAAAAGGAAAATATGTTATCACAGTTGAAGTTCCAGGAGTTAGGATCAATGACATAAGAGTGGAGGTTGATGATCAAAA GTTATCTGTCAAAGGTAGACGCTCTACTAGCTACTTGACAATTGCAGGGTCTCCGAATGCCTCGTTTTCTTCGTATCACAAGCGCGAGATACTATATGGACCATGCGAGGCGGTCTGGCCACTCCCTTCCGGCGTGAACAAGGATCATATATCAGCTGAATTCCA GGATGGATTTCTTCAGATAATAATTCCTAAGATTTGA